One part of the Rutidosis leptorrhynchoides isolate AG116_Rl617_1_P2 chromosome 1, CSIRO_AGI_Rlap_v1, whole genome shotgun sequence genome encodes these proteins:
- the LOC139859456 gene encoding uncharacterized protein has protein sequence MSNATSERKKLFIVCPDGTLIDADPLYTESLSIQVAYRFENVVKLKTKSNSDTINKVVDFCKGRAKLKNDFADDPETLKHKLNNFNSQFRQQNQSRFAIDLYIAAFNLEIGSLVDGMWEAVDSAFKDMNADEAYEILPVNLKKFDNDRYTHSLMLDHLLHDCEWAFQAIK, from the exons ATGTCAAATGCGACGAGTGAGAGGAAGAAGTTGTTTATTGTTTGTCCGGACGGGACGTTGATTGATGCCGATCCCCTTTACACGGAATCTCTTTCGATCCAAGTGGCATACAGGTTTGAAAATGTAGTAAAACTCAAAACCAAAAGCAATAGCGACACAATTAATAAGGTTGTCGATTTCTGTAAAGGACGTGCGAAGCTCAAGAATGATTTTGCCGATGATCCTGAAACCCTTAAACACAAGTTGAATAATTTCAATTCCCAATTTCGCCAACAGAATCAAAGCCGTTTTGCTATTGATCTCTATATT GCTGCTTTCAATTTGGAGATAGGAAGCCTGGTGGACGGGATGTGGGAAGCAGTTGATAGCGCGTTCAAAGACATGAATGCTGATGAGGCTTACGAAATCTTACCCGTGAATTTGAAAAAGTTTGATAATGATCGTTATACACATAGTTTGATGCTAGATCATCTCCTTCATGACTGTGAATGGGCTTTTCAAGCCATTAAGTAG